The following proteins come from a genomic window of Natronosalvus vescus:
- a CDS encoding branched-chain amino acid ABC transporter permease, giving the protein MGQSDAIAWGTRIREQPFLFVAVVVAVALVLDLIARLAGVEIALAGGQSFGGSLSVGRFGGLVWNGIVVGLIFGLAGIGLSMTYSILNFANFSHGDLVTTGAFTGWGVTLLIAGWGVADTGYLLLVRPVSGASTNEIGASIMHAPVGILLGVIVAAIATILVTVAIDRLVYKPMRGRGGIPLLIASIGAALALRYVIQLVYGSPTRGVTATEGTSTNILGMSVDLHELSLVVIAVGLMLGMHFMLQRTKLGKAMRAMADNKDLALVTGIPTERVVTATWVIGGALAGIAGYLYVLERGTIEFNLGWFLLLFIFAAVILGGIGSIYGAIAGGFVIGLVHEVSLIWISSDFNAAAAFVIMILVLLYRPQGIFSGVETA; this is encoded by the coding sequence ATGGGACAATCAGACGCAATCGCATGGGGAACCCGCATACGCGAGCAACCGTTCTTGTTCGTGGCGGTGGTTGTGGCCGTGGCACTGGTGCTCGATCTGATCGCGCGGTTAGCAGGGGTCGAAATTGCGCTGGCCGGTGGCCAGTCGTTCGGCGGATCGCTCTCTGTGGGGCGCTTCGGGGGGCTCGTCTGGAACGGTATCGTCGTCGGCCTCATTTTCGGCCTCGCCGGAATCGGCCTCTCGATGACATACAGCATTTTGAACTTCGCAAACTTTTCACACGGCGATCTGGTGACGACAGGCGCGTTCACCGGCTGGGGTGTGACACTATTGATCGCTGGCTGGGGTGTTGCTGACACGGGGTACCTCCTGCTCGTTCGCCCCGTTAGTGGTGCCAGCACCAACGAAATTGGCGCCTCGATCATGCACGCACCGGTCGGAATCCTGCTCGGGGTGATCGTCGCTGCAATCGCGACGATCCTCGTGACCGTCGCCATCGATCGGCTCGTCTACAAGCCGATGCGGGGTCGCGGAGGTATTCCACTATTGATCGCCAGTATCGGTGCAGCACTTGCGCTCCGATACGTGATCCAGCTCGTGTACGGGAGCCCAACCCGTGGCGTGACGGCAACAGAGGGTACCAGCACGAATATTCTCGGAATGTCGGTCGATCTTCACGAACTTTCACTGGTTGTCATCGCCGTTGGACTAATGCTCGGGATGCACTTCATGCTCCAGCGAACAAAACTCGGGAAGGCAATGCGGGCGATGGCAGACAACAAGGATCTCGCGCTCGTAACGGGGATTCCGACCGAACGAGTCGTCACAGCCACCTGGGTCATCGGCGGTGCACTCGCTGGAATCGCCGGCTACCTCTACGTCCTCGAGCGGGGCACGATCGAGTTCAACCTGGGCTGGTTCCTGTTGCTTTTCATCTTCGCGGCCGTAATCCTCGGCGGCATCGGTTCGATTTACGGCGCGATTGCCGGTGGATTCGTCATCGGACTCGTCCACGAGGTGTCGTTGATCTGGATCTCGTCTGACTTCAACGCCGCGGCGGCGTTCGTCATCATGATCCTCGTCTTGCTGTACCGTCCCCAGGGTATCTTCAGCGGGGTGGAAACCGCATGA
- a CDS encoding glycerophosphodiester phosphodiesterase gives MRLIAHRGFAATAPENTIGALKAAAEYADAVEFDVRRCGSGELVVFHDETLERVTDGTGAIADTPLEELQQLTVLDSGEPIPTLEAVLEALPLSVEVNLEMKALGIAEDVLEALEATGIENRVVTTSFLTPELRRLRELEPSQPTGLLVSRRLVHPVTTAVELNCDVIGANYWRCLSTTLVARAKTVDLEVHAWSIERPIVARLLGYRGVDCISADRPLSV, from the coding sequence ATGCGACTGATCGCCCACCGCGGATTCGCCGCCACGGCTCCCGAAAACACGATCGGTGCTCTCAAGGCGGCTGCCGAGTACGCCGACGCTGTCGAGTTCGACGTCCGTCGCTGTGGCTCCGGCGAACTGGTCGTCTTCCACGACGAAACACTCGAGCGAGTCACCGATGGGACTGGTGCCATCGCCGACACGCCGCTCGAGGAACTCCAGCAACTGACAGTCCTCGACTCAGGAGAGCCGATTCCGACGCTGGAGGCCGTCCTCGAGGCGCTCCCGCTGTCGGTCGAGGTAAACCTCGAGATGAAAGCCCTCGGTATTGCCGAGGACGTTCTCGAGGCGCTCGAAGCGACTGGGATCGAAAACCGTGTGGTGACCACGTCGTTTCTGACGCCGGAACTCCGCCGTCTTCGTGAACTCGAACCGAGCCAGCCCACGGGACTGTTGGTCAGCCGGCGGCTCGTCCACCCGGTGACGACCGCGGTCGAACTCAACTGCGACGTGATCGGCGCGAACTACTGGCGGTGTCTGAGTACGACGCTGGTGGCACGAGCGAAAACCGTCGACCTCGAGGTACACGCGTGGTCGATCGAACGGCCGATCGTCGCACGCTTACTGGGCTATCGCGGCGTCGACTGTATCTCGGCGGATCGGCCGTTGTCAGTGTGA
- a CDS encoding ABC transporter ATP-binding protein, which translates to MSDVANPNTQTDAETEKRTRTQDTPPLRVDNLRKTFGGIVAVDEASFDVEAGSLTGLIGPNGAGKSTTFNCITGAHTPDSGSVTFQGEDITGLRPDQVANKGLVRTFQIARELEEMTVLENLMLAPQNQLGESLWRSVTPIVRNDVIDQEMDIRDRVWEVVDFFEIDHIAHTQAGTLSGGQRKLLEMARAMMTDPEMLLLDEPLAGVNPTLEEKLLERIHELREQGYTFLLVEHDMDVIMENCEHVIVMHQGAVLAEGEPEMVQRNERVIEAYLGEIDV; encoded by the coding sequence ATGAGTGACGTTGCGAATCCGAATACGCAAACCGATGCCGAGACGGAAAAACGGACGCGGACGCAGGATACGCCGCCGCTCCGCGTCGACAATCTGCGCAAAACCTTCGGTGGGATCGTCGCCGTCGACGAGGCGTCGTTCGACGTCGAAGCCGGATCCTTGACCGGCCTCATCGGCCCGAACGGTGCCGGCAAATCGACGACGTTCAACTGCATCACCGGTGCACACACGCCAGATTCGGGGAGCGTTACCTTCCAGGGCGAGGACATCACCGGCCTCCGCCCGGATCAGGTCGCCAACAAGGGGCTGGTACGAACGTTCCAGATTGCACGCGAACTCGAGGAGATGACCGTCCTCGAAAACCTGATGCTCGCCCCACAAAATCAACTCGGTGAATCGTTGTGGCGGTCGGTGACGCCGATCGTTCGAAACGATGTCATCGATCAGGAGATGGATATTCGCGACCGCGTCTGGGAAGTCGTCGACTTCTTCGAGATCGATCACATCGCCCACACCCAGGCTGGAACCCTCTCTGGCGGCCAGCGAAAGCTACTCGAGATGGCGCGAGCGATGATGACCGACCCGGAGATGCTGTTGCTTGACGAACCGCTTGCGGGCGTCAACCCGACGCTCGAAGAGAAGTTGCTCGAGCGAATCCACGAACTGCGTGAGCAGGGGTACACGTTCCTGCTCGTCGAACACGATATGGACGTTATTATGGAAAACTGTGAACACGTGATCGTCATGCACCAGGGTGCAGTGCTCGCTGAAGGCGAACCCGAGATGGTACAGCGTAACGAACGCGTTATCGAGGCCTACCTGGGGGAGATCGACGTATGA
- a CDS encoding branched-chain amino acid ABC transporter permease: MSTETEAPPESGSGADGPADLKAYLLDGIAATDFRIVMATLLAMYALFAVFTFAGGGGFGALRSTWISLTFLFAAYAVLTLGLNLHWGYTGLFNIGVAGFMAVGVYTMALLSTPTDAISGMGLGLPLIVGVVGGMIAASLVGLIAAVPALKLRADYLAIVTLGLSEIIRLTANANGLSNWTMSVFGFGTGGGSGIDLPTRPTNALFHQDQVLVNVLEPIIPLIHIRRLAWVLVMVGFLIAVYWLVTRVGNSPFGRVLKAIREDELVAQSLGKDTRWFKIKVFMLGCALMGLGGILWQGSQGYVSPDSFRPIITFYVFIALIIGGSGSNTGSIVGSILFVGLLFEGPRTFGNIVSNVADLGSAPATFAGAVEPLLVFNFAPLLAYLFDNISSFRFILLGIVLIVLMQRRPQGVLGHRTESAAAVPLDRPQHSDTGGEHK, encoded by the coding sequence ATGAGCACCGAAACCGAAGCCCCTCCCGAATCAGGGTCGGGTGCTGATGGCCCTGCAGACCTCAAGGCCTACCTGCTCGATGGAATCGCGGCTACCGACTTCCGAATCGTCATGGCCACGCTCCTGGCAATGTACGCCCTCTTCGCCGTGTTCACGTTCGCGGGGGGTGGTGGTTTTGGCGCACTCAGATCTACCTGGATAAGCCTCACGTTTCTCTTTGCGGCGTACGCCGTGTTGACGTTGGGGTTGAACCTCCACTGGGGCTACACGGGACTGTTCAACATCGGTGTCGCGGGGTTCATGGCCGTCGGTGTCTACACGATGGCACTGCTTTCGACGCCCACTGATGCCATCTCGGGAATGGGGCTGGGTCTGCCGTTGATCGTCGGCGTCGTTGGCGGGATGATCGCTGCTTCCCTGGTTGGCTTGATCGCGGCCGTACCCGCACTCAAGCTTCGGGCGGACTATCTCGCTATCGTCACGCTCGGTCTTTCGGAGATTATCCGACTCACTGCCAACGCTAACGGGCTCTCGAACTGGACGATGTCGGTGTTTGGATTCGGTACCGGCGGTGGCAGTGGTATCGACCTCCCAACGAGACCGACCAACGCCCTTTTTCACCAGGATCAGGTGCTCGTCAACGTGTTAGAGCCAATAATTCCACTCATCCATATCAGGCGCTTGGCCTGGGTACTCGTCATGGTCGGCTTCCTTATCGCCGTCTACTGGCTGGTCACTCGGGTCGGGAACTCGCCGTTCGGCCGCGTGTTGAAGGCTATTCGTGAAGACGAACTCGTCGCCCAGTCACTTGGGAAGGATACCCGATGGTTCAAAATCAAGGTCTTCATGCTCGGGTGTGCGTTGATGGGGCTCGGTGGAATCCTCTGGCAGGGTTCACAGGGCTACGTCAGCCCCGATTCGTTCAGACCGATCATCACGTTTTACGTGTTCATCGCCCTCATCATCGGCGGTTCGGGGTCGAATACGGGGAGTATCGTGGGATCGATTCTCTTCGTCGGACTGCTGTTCGAAGGTCCCCGGACGTTCGGGAACATCGTTTCCAACGTGGCTGATCTCGGGAGCGCCCCCGCGACGTTTGCGGGCGCGGTTGAACCACTGCTGGTGTTCAACTTCGCACCGTTGCTCGCGTACCTCTTCGACAACATATCCTCGTTCCGGTTCATCCTGCTGGGTATCGTCCTGATCGTCCTCATGCAACGGCGACCACAGGGCGTTCTCGGCCACAGAACCGAGTCAGCGGCGGCTGTTCCGCTCGATCGACCACAGCACAGCGACACTGGAGGTGAACACAAATGA
- a CDS encoding SDR family oxidoreductase gives MSAPTIDFEGTVAVVTGASGALGAAAVDRFHETGATVCAVDVRTPEEDETQLESEPPSHFYQADLTEESAVEDLVESIVDDHGRIDHLLNIAGTWRGGSHVEDTDLEEFDFLLDVNLKTAFLTSKHVIPHLQETEGAIVSVSARSGLEGGTGDGPYRITKAGIRILTETLAEENLGTVRANCVMPSVIDTPMNREMMPDADQDSWVDPADIADVMAFLCSGGASVTSGAAVPVYGEA, from the coding sequence ATGTCCGCCCCAACGATCGATTTCGAGGGAACCGTCGCCGTCGTAACCGGTGCGAGCGGCGCGCTGGGTGCTGCCGCCGTCGACCGCTTTCACGAGACTGGTGCAACCGTCTGCGCCGTCGACGTTCGCACCCCCGAGGAGGACGAGACCCAACTCGAGTCCGAACCACCTTCCCACTTCTACCAGGCCGATCTGACCGAAGAGTCCGCCGTCGAGGACCTCGTCGAGTCCATCGTCGACGATCACGGTCGCATCGACCACCTGCTGAACATCGCCGGCACGTGGCGCGGCGGCAGTCACGTCGAGGACACCGACCTCGAGGAGTTCGATTTTCTACTCGACGTCAACCTCAAGACGGCATTTCTGACGTCGAAACACGTTATTCCGCACCTCCAGGAGACCGAGGGCGCAATCGTGAGCGTCAGCGCTCGTTCTGGGCTCGAAGGAGGTACCGGCGACGGCCCGTACCGGATCACGAAAGCCGGAATCCGAATCCTAACGGAGACGTTGGCCGAGGAAAATCTGGGGACTGTTCGAGCCAACTGTGTGATGCCGAGCGTGATCGACACGCCGATGAACCGGGAGATGATGCCCGACGCCGACCAAGACTCGTGGGTCGATCCGGCCGACATCGCGGACGTAATGGCTTTCCTGTGTAGTGGCGGTGCAAGCGTGACGAGCGGTGCAGCCGTCCCGGTGTACGGTGAGGCATAG
- a CDS encoding ABC transporter ATP-binding protein, translating to MSESVSEPGKGDATTDEEVVTARRDPRAIVPEETILTVRGLDAGYGDLQILTDVDLDVGEGEYVTIVGPNGAGKSTLMKSVFGLTAHMGGTITFQGEEIHPLAPEEIIHEGISYVPQNENIFGSLSVEENLEMGAYILDDVPEDRLEAVYDRFPVLRERRKQKAGTMSGGQRQMVAMGRALMLDPDLLLLDEPSAGLAPDLVQDMFNRIDDINDDGTAILMVEQNAKTALRRCDRGYVLAQGENSYTDTGDRLLADEEVRRQFLGG from the coding sequence ATGAGCGAGTCGGTGTCCGAACCGGGGAAGGGAGACGCGACGACCGACGAGGAAGTAGTCACCGCTCGACGTGATCCGCGGGCGATCGTCCCCGAGGAGACGATACTCACCGTCCGTGGGCTCGATGCAGGGTACGGCGACTTACAGATACTCACAGACGTCGACCTCGACGTAGGCGAGGGCGAGTACGTCACCATCGTTGGACCGAACGGCGCCGGCAAGTCCACCCTGATGAAGTCCGTGTTCGGGCTGACGGCACACATGGGTGGCACAATAACCTTCCAGGGCGAGGAAATCCATCCGCTCGCGCCCGAGGAGATCATCCACGAGGGGATTAGTTACGTCCCACAGAACGAGAACATCTTCGGCTCCCTCTCGGTCGAGGAGAACCTCGAGATGGGCGCGTACATCCTCGACGATGTTCCGGAGGATCGCCTCGAGGCCGTTTACGACCGGTTCCCGGTGCTTCGCGAACGGCGAAAGCAAAAAGCCGGGACGATGTCCGGCGGGCAGCGACAGATGGTGGCAATGGGGAGGGCACTGATGCTCGATCCGGATCTGTTGTTGCTCGACGAACCCTCGGCCGGGCTCGCCCCGGATCTGGTGCAAGACATGTTCAACCGGATAGACGACATCAACGACGACGGCACGGCAATCTTGATGGTCGAACAAAACGCCAAAACGGCCCTCAGGCGGTGTGACCGCGGCTACGTGCTGGCCCAGGGTGAAAACAGCTACACCGACACCGGCGACCGGTTGCTGGCCGACGAGGAAGTTCGCCGGCAGTTCCTCGGCGGATAA